Below is a genomic region from Campylobacter concisus ATCC 51562.
CGATCTCCTCGCCACTTCTTGCTGCGATTAGCTTTTTATTTTTTAGTAAAATTTTAGCAACTGACTCGCCAACGGTTCCAACGCCCAATATCGCTACATTCATTCAAATTCTTTAAAATATTTTTTTATATTTCTTGCTGCTTGTCTTATTCTATTTTCATTTTCGATAAGAGCTAGACGCACATAGTCGTTTCCGCCCTCGCCAAAACCAATACCAGGACTAACTGCGACTGACGCCTTTGTAAGAAGCTGTTTTGAAAACTCAAGGCTGCCCAGATGGCTAACTTTTGGTGGAAGTTTCGCCCAGATAAACATACTAGAGCTTGGCTTTTTAAGCTCCCAACCAGCCTGAGCAAAGGCCTCTATCATCACATCTCTTCTTTTTTCATAAATTTGGCGTATCTCTTCAACGCAGCTTTGATCGCCATCAAGTGCAACGGTAGCAGCCACCTGTATCGGCGTAAACATGCCATAATCAACCCATGATTTTATCTTTTTAAGTGCTGCACAAAGTCTTTTATTTCCGCACATAAAGCCAACTCTCCAGCCAGCCATATTGTAGCTTTTTGAAAGTGTATAGCACTCGACTGCAACGTCTTTTGCACCATCGACCTCAAAGATACTTGGCGTTTTGTAGCCATCAAATGTAAGATCAGCGTAGGCGATGTCAGATATGACGTAAAATCTCTCTTGTTTTGCGATGCTTACAAGGCGCTCGTAAAAGCTCTTTTGCACAGTCACAGTCGTTGGATTGTGCGGGAAATTTACGACTACGTATTTTGGCTTTGGCGAGCTTGCATGTATCGTCTGGATTAAATTTTCAAAAAATTTATTCTCATCTAACTCAAATTTATCATTATAGTGAAGTGGCATCTTTGCGACACT
It encodes:
- a CDS encoding LL-diaminopimelate aminotransferase — its product is MFDEIRFNTIERLPNYVFAEVNAIKMAARRAGEDIIDFSMGNPEGRTPQHIVDKLCESAQKDKTHGYSASAGIYKLRLAICNWYKRKYGVNLDPDTEAVATMGSKEGFVHLAQAVINPGDVAIVPDPAYPIHTQAFLFAGGSVAKMPLHYNDKFELDENKFFENLIQTIHASSPKPKYVVVNFPHNPTTVTVQKSFYERLVSIAKQERFYVISDIAYADLTFDGYKTPSIFEVDGAKDVAVECYTLSKSYNMAGWRVGFMCGNKRLCAALKKIKSWVDYGMFTPIQVAATVALDGDQSCVEEIRQIYEKRRDVMIEAFAQAGWELKKPSSSMFIWAKLPPKVSHLGSLEFSKQLLTKASVAVSPGIGFGEGGNDYVRLALIENENRIRQAARNIKKYFKEFE